In a genomic window of Vigna angularis cultivar LongXiaoDou No.4 chromosome 6, ASM1680809v1, whole genome shotgun sequence:
- the LOC108341262 gene encoding probable serine/threonine-protein kinase PBL23 — translation MNAENLKNFCVVDSGKRKFITDEIARLGKGNISSKIISYREICAATQNFHADNMIGEGGFGRVYKGHLKTTNQNVAVKQLDRNGFQGTREFLVEVLILSLLHHPNLVNLIGYCAEGEHRILVYEYMVNGSLEDHLLDLPEGAKALDWHTRMKIAEGAAKGLEYLHDQANPPVIYRDFKASNILLDENFNPKLSDFGLAKLGPTGDKKHVSTRVMGTYGYCAPEYASTGQLTTKSDVYSYGVVLLEMITGRRVIEYSRPEEEQNLVLWAQPLLKDRKKFTQMADPLLKCEYPVKSLYQALAVAAMCLQEEDETRPLISDVVTAVEFLGRKRVEEDEPQPTKKITSTEEEEEDSNEDKQSHKDRDDNHNDQNQDEEKKN, via the exons atgaatgcTGAAAACTTGAAGAATTTTTGTGTTGTAGATAGTGGCAAGAGAAAGTTCATAACAGATGAGATAGCAAGGCTTGGGAAAGGAAACATTAGCTCTAAGATAATTTCTTATCGTGAGATATGTGCTGCAACTCAGAACTTTCACGCTGACAACATGATTGGTGAAGGAGGGTTTGGGAGGGTATACAAAGGACACCTTAAAACCACTAATCAA AATGTTGCTGTGAAGCAACTTGACAGAAATGGATTTCAAGGAACCAGAGAATTTCTTGTAGAGGTTTTAATTTTGAGCCTTTTGCACCATCCTAATCTTGTCAACTTGATAGGGTATTGTGCTGAAGGAGAACATAGAATTTTGGTGTATGAATACATGGTCAATGGTTCTCTAGAAGATCACTTACTTG ACTTACCTGAAGGAGCAAAGGCTTTGGATTGGCATACCAGAATGAAAATTGCAGAAGGTGCAGCAAAAGGACTTGAATATCTGCATGACCAAGCAAATCCTCCAGTGATATATCGTGATTTCAAAGCATCAAACATATTGTTAGATGAAAACTTCAATCCAAAACTCTCTGATTTTGGACTTGCAAAGCTTGGTCCAACAGGAGACAAAAAACATGTGTCTACCAGAGTGATGGGAACGTATGGATATTGTGCTCCTGAGTATGCATCAACAGGGCAATTGACTACAAAATCAGATGTCTATAGCTATGGAGTGGTGCTTTTGGAGATGATCACGGGAAGAAGAGTCATTGAATATTCAAGACCAGAAGAAGAGCAAAATTTAGTTCTTTGG GCACAACCACTCTTAAAAGATAGGAAGAAGTTTACACAAATGGCAGATCCATTGTTAAAATGCGAGTATCCTGTAAAAAGTTTATACCAAGCTTTAGCAGTGGCAGCAATGTGTCtccaagaagaagatgaaactcGACCTTTAATCAGTGATGTAGTTACAGCAGTTGAATTTTTGGGAAGgaagagagtagaagaggaTGAACCACAACCCACCAAAAAAATTACTTCtactgaagaagaagaagaagatagtAATGAAGACAAGCAATCTCATAAAGATCGAGACGACAACCACAATGATCAGAACcaagatgaagaaaagaagaattga